One genomic segment of Mytilus trossulus isolate FHL-02 chromosome 4, PNRI_Mtr1.1.1.hap1, whole genome shotgun sequence includes these proteins:
- the LOC134714324 gene encoding uncharacterized protein LOC134714324, whose amino-acid sequence MMRWSVQCGDCFYICMLITCFLPIVCSTLDDIGLPKSVSTKSLQALHFNLGSDRSEISPPDVLFNKIEFTTPGAEFELNNFHHGRLRRETSGVLKAGDIQASRVKTNSLSAKLVKADRVRARNVKASIVTVGKTSTWQKLDNTRMSGNFVSKRYVKDSEEAKTVRSGRNFRNRASLYRSKSRTPREKTFFIRRKIFKIKPPSMTRHTFKPPVVQRLRQSNTIVRKNERSNNVNSKNRMLKSDNLLKNTKSKLHQGFLRSRMNTEPQISDRKRSELRASDTSRKETTLLNSTRTQGKEMSKVQKRNILLETWMSNLSMFKRNQALQNLKMNRKSRYIRKSSETPVQNTNILQKKLLKANTKEINVRRKQTEEDYSDDFYTESDEYESEIIPKGDDDNGVLYQRRLKEKLPSRSEDSVRSIRVHDQTGWNQKESFYSNSDSYDSLDYQDDVQVPLKDSGLQKTSDSFFDTSESENGIEALNQKPVRKRLYNAYDKNDVATNHKDYDKIRDYISSDNSFFYESEPFLSSSDDDWSVYDSSSYEEKQSQKPVHTEKFKDTISSEKNLPPKYLHTDKSYDEVIKDYYYIDSNENPIDSDNSYNNEEEYVPLIFEKMKIVHTDNAIINSQEHDSNDFYTESEENEKTSREDEDSDASFKKEHVSAESSEFVIESFENWFSDSEKI is encoded by the exons ATGATGAGATGGTCTGTTCAATGTGGAGATTGTTTCTACATCTGCATGTTGATAACATGTTTTCTGCCAATTGTGT gTTCCACTCTAGATGACATTGGTCTGCCAAAATCAGTTTCAACTAAATCCCTACAAGCACTTCACTTCAATTTAGGTAGTGATAGAAGCGAAATCTCACCGCCTGatgtattgtttaataaaatagaaTTTACCACTCCAGGAGCTGAATTTGAGTTGAATAATTTTCACCATGGTCGATTAAGAAGAGAAACGTCTGGTGTTCTTAAGGCTGGCGATATTCAAGCAAGCCGCGTAAAAACTAACAGTTTATCAGCAAAGCTTGTAAAAGCAGATAGAGTGAGAGCACGAAATGTGAAGGCCTCCATCGTAACAGTTGGCAAAACATCAACATGGCAAAAATTAGATAATACAAGAATGTCAGGCAATTTTGTTTCAAAGCGGTATGTAAAAGACTCAGAAGAGGCAAAAACTGTAAGATCTGGAAGAAATTTTCGTAATAGGGCAAGCTTATACAGATCTAAATCAAGAACCCCAAGGgaaaaaacattctttattcggaggaaaattttcaaaataaaaccgCCTTCCATGACAAGACACACTTTCAAGCCACCTGTGGTACAAAGACTTAGACAAAGTAATACTATTGTAAGGAAAAATGAGAGATCGAATAATGTAAATTCAAAGAATCGTATGTTAAAATCtgataatttgttaaaaaatacaaaatcgaAACTGCATCAAGGATTTTTACGGTCAAGGATGAATACTGAGCCACAAATCTCTGATAGAAAACGAAGTGAGCTACGAGCCTCTGATACATCACGGAAAGAGACAACACTATTGAATTCAACACGGACACAAggtaaagaaatgtcaaaagtACAAAAGAGAAACATTTTGTTGGAAACCTGGATGAGTAATCTTTCGATGTTTAAAAGAAACCaagctttacaaaatttaaaaatgaacagAAAAAGTAGATACATCCGTAAATCTTCAGAAACTCCTGTTCAAAACACTAACATACTGCAAAAGAAATTGTTGAAGGCAAATACGAAAGAAATTAATGTTAGACGAAAACAAACTGAAGAAGACTATTCTGACGACTTTTACACCGAGAGTGACGAATATGAAAGCGAGATAATACCCAAAGGAGACGATGATAATGGCGTTTTATATCAACGTcgtttaaaagaaaaacttcCATCAAGGTCTGAAGATTCAGTTCGTTCTATACGGGTTCATGACCAAACCGGATGGAATCAAAAAGAATCTTTCTATAGCAATTCTGATAGTTACGATAGTTTGGATTATCAAGATGATGTGCAAGTTCCTTTAAAAGACTCTGGATTACAAAAAACATCTGATTCTTTTTTCGACacaagtgaaagtgaaaatggTATTGAAGCTTTGAATCAGAAACCTGTACGAAAAAGATTATATAACGCTTATGACAAAAATGACGTAGCTACAAACCACAAGGATTATGATAAAATTCGAGATTACATAAGTAGcgataattcatttttttatgaaagcgAACCCTTTTTGTCAAGTTCAGATGATGATTGGTCGGTATATGATTCCAGTAGCTACGAGGAAAAACAATCTCAAAAACCTGTACACACTGAAAAATTTAAAGACACTATTAGCTCTGAGAAAAATTTACCCCCAAAATATCTACATACTGATAAATCCTACGATGAAGTTATTAAAGATTATTACTATATAGACAGTAATGAAAATCCGATTGATAGTGATAACAGTTATAACAACGAAGAAGAGTATGTTCCTCTCATCTTTGAAAAGATGAAAATCGTTCACACTGACAATGCTATTATCAATTCACAAGAACATGATTCTAACGATTTCTATACAGAGAGTGAGGAAAACGAGAAAACATCTAGAGAAGACGAGGATAGTGACGCATCgtttaaaaaagaacatgtttCAGCAGAAAGTAGTGAGTTTGTCATTGAATCGTTCGAAAATTGGTTCAGTGATAGTGAAAAAATATAG